A region of the Roseiflexus sp. RS-1 genome:
ACGCTCATGCTGGCGTACCTGGAACACACAGTGAGTTATGCCGCGCTCGGCGCCGATGATGCCGCCGGACTCGCCGAAATGGTGCGAGTCGGCGGCGGACGTGATCTGCGCGCCGTCAAGGGGCAGATCCTTGGACCGATCAGTGTGGCGCTGCAACTGACCGATGAACACGAGCAACCGTTGATCTATGACGATATGCTGTTCGACGCAATTGCGCAGATGCTGCGCCTGCGTGTGGCCTGGCAGGAATTGCGGCTCAGCGAGATTGCGCCGACGACGATCATGTGCATCGATGAACCGTTGCTCGAAGCGACGACGTTACCGTTCTTCCCCCACGATTGGGACCGCGTTGTCGGACAGATCGAAGAGGTGCTGGCGGGGATCAACGGATGCCGCGCACTCTACACGTGTGGTACGGTCGATCTGCGCCGGTTGATGCAAACGTCGGTTGAATTGCTGATCGCCGATAGCGCCGCATACTGGCGTCTGAGCGAATCGGAAGGCGAAGAATTGATTGCGTTCCTTGATCGTGGCGGCATGGTCGGAGTCGGGATCGTCCCTGCCACTGCGGAACAACTGGCTCAGGCGTCGGTCGAGTCGCTCTTCGATGAGTTTATCGCATTTCTGAGAGTTCTTGAGTCACAGGGGGGCGCGCGTGATCGATTCCTGCAACAGGCATTGATAACGCCGGAGCAATCGCTTGGCGTTCTTGATATTGCCAGCGCCGAACGTGCGCTGCAGCTACTCGCCGGGGTATCGCGGCGAATCCGTGAAGAGTTTGCATTGACCTGACAGGTGTGCCTATGCGTCGTATCGTTGTTACCGGCTCGCTTGCCTATGATTACATCATGGCGTTTCCCGGATCGTTCCAGGACCATATCGTACCGGAAATGCTGCACAAGTTGACGGTCAGTTTTCTGGTGGATTCCATGCGTCGCATGCGGGGCGGAGTGGCGGGGAATATCGCCTACACGCTGGCGTTGCTTGGCGAACGTCCGCTGGTGCTGGCGAGCGCGGGTCAGGATTTTGGCGAGTATCGCACCTGGATGGAGCAGCGGGGGATCGATACCAGCGGCATCGTCGAAGTTGCTGAAGACTTCACTGCGTCGTGCTTCATCAATACTGATCGCAACAATAATCAGATCGTTGCATTCTATCCAGGTGCAGCAAGTTATTCGCGCCACCTGTCGCTTGAACAGTTGAATCTGGGACCAGACGATATCGTCATCATCTCGCCGACCGATCCGGATGCAATGGTGCGTCACGCCGCCGAGTGTCGCCGCATGGGCGCGCAATTCGTCTTCGATCCCGGCAAACAGACGCCACGCCTGAGCGGCGACCAGATTCTGGCGGGGATGCACGGCGCAACCGTGCTGGTCGGGAATGACTATGAGTTTGCTATGATGGCGCAGGCGACCGGGCGCCCGGTTGAAGAACTGCTGCAAGCGGCGCCGTTGACGGTGGTGACCCGCGGGGAGCACGGTTCGACAATCTACGACTGGCAGCGGGATGAAGTTCACGACGTACCGCCCGCGCCAGTCGAAAAGGTCGTCGATCCGACCGGCGCCGGAGATGCGTATCTCGGCGGCTTTGTTTTCGGACTGGCGCGCGAGATGCCGTTGCCGGTCGCCGGTCGTGTGGCGGCGCTGGCAGCCTCGTATGCCATCGAACAGCGTGGCTGCCAGGAGCATTCCTACACGCCGGACGAGTTTGTGGCGCGCTATGAGCGCGTATTTGGACGCGCGCCAGAACTTGCGCGTCTCAGCATGATAGCGACGGTGCGGTGACACAACGCTCACACGAAGTGGCGCTGCCGTCATATCAGGTTCACTTCTGTCGTATACCATTCGCAAAGGCGCACCGCGCGCAGAGTCGTCGAAATGACAATAAGGAACAGGAGTAGTATCGATACCATGGGAAAGAACTTCGATATCAAAGATGTCAACCTGGCAGACTACGGACGCCGCCGCATCGACTGGGCTGAAGCCGAAATGCCGGTGCTGCGCCGGATCCGCGAGCGCTTCGCCCGTGAGCAACCCCTGAAAGGGGTGCGCCTGTCCGCCTGTCTCCACGTCACGGCGGAAACCGCAAACCTGATGCGCACCCTGGCGGCTGGCGGCGCCGATGTGGTGCTCTGCGCTTCCAATCCCCTCTCGACACAGGACGACGTCGCTGCGTCGCTTGTGGTCCACGATGAGATTCCGGTCTACGCCATCAAAGGCGAGGACCACGAAACGTACTACCGTCATATCACCGCTGCGCTCGATCATAATCCGCATATAACGATGGACGATGGCGCCGATCTGGTGACCGGCGTGCTCAAACAACGTCCCGACCTGATCCCCGCGATGCTGGGCAGCACTGAAGAGACGACAACCGGCGTCATCAGGCTCAAAGCGATGGCTGCCGATGGCGTGCTGAAGTTCCCGGTCATTGCAGTGAACGACAGTGATACCAAGCACCTGTTCGACAACCGCTACGGCACCGGTCAGAGCACCCTGGACGGTATTCTGCGCGCGACCAATGTGCTGCTGGCGGGTAAAACCTTCGTCGTCGGCGGGTATGGCTACTGTTCGCGCGGTATCGCAGAACGTGCGCGGGGAATGGGCGCGAATGTGATTGTAACTGAAGTCAATCCGATCAGAGCGCTGGAAGCCGCCATGGACGGCTACCGGGTTATGCCAATGCGCGAAGCGGTGAAAATCGCCGATTTCGTGGTCACCGCAACCGGGAATAAGAATGTGCTCGACGCGGAAGACTTCGAGGTGATGAAAGATGGGTGTATCGTCGCCAACTCGGGGCATTTCAACGTCGAGATCAACATCCCCGATCTGGAAGCGCTGGCAGTCGAGAAGCGCCAACCGCGCGCATTTGTCGATCAGTACATCCTCAAGGATGGTCGGCGGATCAACCTGCTTGGCGAGGGACGGTTGATCAATCTGGCGAGCGCCGAAGGGCATCCCAGCGCCGTCATGGATATGTCGTTCGCCAATCAGGCGCTGGCGAGCGAGTATCTGTTGACGCACAAAGGGAAGTTGCCGAACGGCGTGCATGCGCTGCCGAAGGAAGTTGATCGTGAGATTGCGTCGCTCAAACTTGCGTCAATGGGTATTGCCATCGATACATTGACCCCCGAACAGGCGAAGTACCTGGCTTCCTGGGAGGAAGGAACGTAAACGAGGAACCTATGTCAACATCATTCATGAAATCGCCGCGCCTCTTCTTCACCTCAGAGTCGGTGACGGAGGGGCATCCGGACAAAATCTGCGATCAGGTGTCGGACGCGGTGCTCGACGCTTTCCTGACGCACGACCCACGCGCGCGTGTCGCCTGCGAAACAGCAACCACCACCGGTCTGATTGTGGTCATCGGCGAGGTAACCTACGAGCAGGGGTATATCCCGATCGAAGAGATCGTTCGCAAGACGGTCAAGGATATCGGATATACCGATGCGTCGTATGGCTTTGACGCCGATACCTGTGGCGTGATGGTCGCCATTCACGGTCAGTCGCCTGATATTGCCCAGGGGGTTGATCGGGCGCTCGAAGTGCGCGGCGATGGGTACGTGACCGATGAGGAGGTCGCAACCATCGGCGCAGGCGACCAGGGGATGATGTTCGGGTTTGCTTGCAATGAGACGCCTGAGTTGATGCCGCTGCCAATCGCGCTCGCGCACCGTATCGGTCGGCGTCTGTCGCGGTTGCGCAAGGAGGGCGTGCTGCCCTATCTGCGTCCCGATGGCAAAAGCCAGGTGACGGTCGAGTATTCGTATGGACGTCCGGTGCGTGTCGATACGGTGCTGGTCAGCAATCAGCATGCACCTGATGTAACCCAGGATCAGATTCGCCACGATATTATTCACCAGGTGATCCACGCCGTCGTTCCGCCGGAATTGATCGACGAGAAGACGAAATATTTTGTCAACCCGACCGGTCGCTTCGTCATCGGCGGTCCTATGGGTGATAGCGGTCTTACCGGTCGCAAGATCATCGTCGACACCTACGGTGGGATGGCGCGTCACGGCGGCGGCGCATTTTCAGGCAAAGATCCGACCAAGGTTGATCGTTCCGCCGCCTATGCGTGTCGCTGGGTCGCCAAAAACGTGGTGGCTGCCGGTCTCGCGGATCGTTTCGAGATCCAGGTAGCATACGCTATTGGCGTGGCGCATCCGTTGTCGATCAGTGTCGAATGCTTCGGCACCAACAAGGTCTCCGAAGAGACCATTCTCAGGCTGATCAACGAGCATTTTGACCTGCGCCCCGGTGCGATCATCCGCGACCTGCGCCTGCGCCGCCCGATCTATCGCCCGACGGCGGCATACGGGCATTTCGGGCGCGACGACATCGATGCGCCCTGGGAGCAGACCGACCGCGCCGAGGCGCTGCGGCGC
Encoded here:
- the metK gene encoding methionine adenosyltransferase, translated to MSTSFMKSPRLFFTSESVTEGHPDKICDQVSDAVLDAFLTHDPRARVACETATTTGLIVVIGEVTYEQGYIPIEEIVRKTVKDIGYTDASYGFDADTCGVMVAIHGQSPDIAQGVDRALEVRGDGYVTDEEVATIGAGDQGMMFGFACNETPELMPLPIALAHRIGRRLSRLRKEGVLPYLRPDGKSQVTVEYSYGRPVRVDTVLVSNQHAPDVTQDQIRHDIIHQVIHAVVPPELIDEKTKYFVNPTGRFVIGGPMGDSGLTGRKIIVDTYGGMARHGGGAFSGKDPTKVDRSAAYACRWVAKNVVAAGLADRFEIQVAYAIGVAHPLSISVECFGTNKVSEETILRLINEHFDLRPGAIIRDLRLRRPIYRPTAAYGHFGRDDIDAPWEQTDRAEALRRAAGL
- a CDS encoding carbohydrate kinase family protein, whose protein sequence is MRRIVVTGSLAYDYIMAFPGSFQDHIVPEMLHKLTVSFLVDSMRRMRGGVAGNIAYTLALLGERPLVLASAGQDFGEYRTWMEQRGIDTSGIVEVAEDFTASCFINTDRNNNQIVAFYPGAASYSRHLSLEQLNLGPDDIVIISPTDPDAMVRHAAECRRMGAQFVFDPGKQTPRLSGDQILAGMHGATVLVGNDYEFAMMAQATGRPVEELLQAAPLTVVTRGEHGSTIYDWQRDEVHDVPPAPVEKVVDPTGAGDAYLGGFVFGLAREMPLPVAGRVAALAASYAIEQRGCQEHSYTPDEFVARYERVFGRAPELARLSMIATVR
- the ahcY gene encoding adenosylhomocysteinase — its product is MGKNFDIKDVNLADYGRRRIDWAEAEMPVLRRIRERFAREQPLKGVRLSACLHVTAETANLMRTLAAGGADVVLCASNPLSTQDDVAASLVVHDEIPVYAIKGEDHETYYRHITAALDHNPHITMDDGADLVTGVLKQRPDLIPAMLGSTEETTTGVIRLKAMAADGVLKFPVIAVNDSDTKHLFDNRYGTGQSTLDGILRATNVLLAGKTFVVGGYGYCSRGIAERARGMGANVIVTEVNPIRALEAAMDGYRVMPMREAVKIADFVVTATGNKNVLDAEDFEVMKDGCIVANSGHFNVEINIPDLEALAVEKRQPRAFVDQYILKDGRRINLLGEGRLINLASAEGHPSAVMDMSFANQALASEYLLTHKGKLPNGVHALPKEVDREIASLKLASMGIAIDTLTPEQAKYLASWEEGT